Proteins encoded within one genomic window of Epinephelus lanceolatus isolate andai-2023 chromosome 9, ASM4190304v1, whole genome shotgun sequence:
- the pdxp gene encoding pyridoxal phosphate phosphatase, with protein sequence MAGAFGFKGCQKIRGPQIRSLLEAKDFILFDCDGVIWHGEKAITGAAKVVSSLIRHGKNVVFVTNNCTRPRENYVHKFSRLGFTDVMLEQIFSSSYCSALYLRDVVKVRGQVFVMGCDGLRRELQEAGIPCVEEADDPDATIYNCTLAPDVKAVLVGHDDKLTFLKLAKASCYLRDPDCLFLATDNDPWHPLSSGRILPGSGSLTAALEVSSGRKATVIGKPSRFMFECISSQFSGVDPAQCLMIGDRLETDMLFGSNCGLDTMLTLTGVSQIEEAQEYRNSELTTKSGLVPDYVVDTIADFLPAFEELDEQSN encoded by the exons ATGGCAGGCGCCTTTGGGTTCAAAGGCTGCCAGAAAATTCGAGGTCCGCAGATCCGAAGTCTGCTCGAAGCGAAGGACTTCATCCTCTTCGACTGCGACGGGGTCATATGGCACGGAGAGAAGGCGATCACGGGCGCGGCGAAGGTGGTGAGTTCGCTGATACGGCACGGCAAAAACGTAGTGTTCGTCACCAACAACTGCACCAGGCCCCGGGAGAATTATGTGCACAAGTTCTCCCGGCTCGGCTTCACCGACGTGATGCTGGAGCAGATCTTCAGCTCGTCCTACTGCTCGGCTCTCTACCTGAGAGACGTCGTCAAGGTCCGCGGCCAGGTGTTCGTCATGGGCTGCGACGGACTGCGCAGAGAGCTGCAAGAGGCGGGCATCCCCTGCGTGGAGGAGGCGGACGACCCGGACGCCACCATATATAACTGCACCCTGGCTCCGGACGTCAAGGCGGTGCTGGTGGGACATGATGACAAACTGACTTTTCTCAAACTGGCCAAAGCCTCGTGCTACCTGAGGGACCCGGACTGTCTGTTCCTGGCCACCGACAACGACCCCTGGCACCCTCTGTCAAGTGGAAGGATACTGCCAG GTTCTGGGTCCCTCACCGCAGCCCTGGAGGTGTCCTCCGGCCGCAAAGCCACTGTGATCGGAAAGCCCAGCCGCTTCATGTTCGAGTGCATCTCCAGTCAGTTCAGCGGGGTGGACCCCGCCCAGTGCCTGATGATTGGGGACCGCCTAGAGACGGACATGCTGTTTGGGTCCAACTGCGGCCTCGACACCATGCTCACTCTCACCGGCGTGTCTCAGATCGAGGAGGCCCAGGAGTACAGGAATAGTGAGCTGACCACCAAGTCGGGCCTGGTGCCCGACTACGTGGTGGACACCATCGCTGATTTCTTACCCGCTTTTGAGGAACTGGATGAACAGAGCAATTGA